A window of the Chroogloeocystis siderophila 5.2 s.c.1 genome harbors these coding sequences:
- a CDS encoding SDR family NAD(P)-dependent oxidoreductase, translated as MTWRGQIDVSVNTAGIIQSAGIDDDLHLWSSVWQTTLQVNLIAVADLCRDAIRHFRDRAGGIIINVASRAAFRGDAPDYIHYAASKGGVIALTRSIARGFAADNILAFAVAPGFVKTEMAEVFIQESGEVAATCDIPLGNIAPPQDVAHVITFLSSGSAPHMTGTTIDINGASYMH; from the coding sequence ATCACTTGGCGCGGGCAAATCGACGTATCAGTAAACACTGCGGGAATTATTCAATCGGCTGGGATTGATGACGATCTCCATCTTTGGAGTAGCGTATGGCAAACAACTTTACAAGTTAACTTAATTGCGGTTGCTGATTTATGCCGCGACGCGATCAGACACTTTCGCGATCGCGCTGGTGGAATTATTATCAATGTTGCGAGTCGTGCAGCCTTTCGCGGTGACGCTCCAGATTATATCCACTACGCTGCCTCAAAAGGTGGCGTTATTGCTTTGACGCGCAGTATCGCACGGGGATTTGCCGCTGATAATATTCTTGCTTTTGCGGTTGCGCCTGGTTTTGTCAAAACTGAGATGGCAGAGGTGTTTATTCAAGAGTCCGGCGAAGTGGCTGCTACGTGTGATATTCCCTTGGGTAACATCGCTCCACCGCAAGACGTCGCTCATGTTATTACTTTTCTATCTTCTGGGTCAGCCCCTCACATGACTGGGACAACGATTGATATTAATGGAGCATCTTATATGCACTAA
- a CDS encoding slr1306 family protein encodes MAVQLRRPILVGGVGLSFCLWILQSWHHSIVQLGEYGILGALTVGGTLWLFQQKTPKRQMVDNSPVTRETVEKAIAQAASAIECLAVEAEEPAQLRQQLIQLNKEFERQELRVAVIGSKAVGKTKIIQALQRSFGQQLTFQETPALFTSTDHDHQAETTALAQANATDLVLFVTNGDLTETEFQALQQLIAGNRQRTLLVFNKQDQHIAEERAVVLHALQQRMQPLLKPEDTVAIAASPSEIKVRQHAADGTIQEWREQPAPAIEQLSDRLATIATQERQQLIWATTQRQALALKAEAKTLLNRVRRDRAIPIIEQYQWIAAAAAFANPVPALDLLATAAINAQLVTELGAIYQQKFSLQQAQTVAGTMGSLMVKLGLVELSTKAVSTVLKSNAVTFVAGGAVQGVSAAYLTRLAGLSLVEYFQSQEVTIDSEKLNLDKLSQTLQKVFQQNQQVTFLQNFVKQGVERLLQKPPQPQLAES; translated from the coding sequence ATGGCTGTTCAGTTGCGGCGACCAATTTTAGTGGGTGGAGTAGGCTTATCCTTCTGTTTGTGGATATTACAAAGCTGGCACCACTCTATTGTGCAACTAGGTGAGTATGGCATTCTAGGCGCGCTCACAGTTGGTGGAACTTTGTGGTTATTCCAGCAAAAAACGCCAAAACGACAAATGGTAGATAACTCACCTGTCACGCGAGAAACTGTAGAAAAAGCGATCGCGCAAGCAGCAAGTGCGATCGAGTGCTTGGCAGTTGAAGCCGAAGAACCCGCACAACTGCGCCAACAACTCATTCAACTTAATAAAGAGTTTGAACGCCAGGAATTACGCGTAGCCGTTATTGGTAGTAAAGCCGTCGGCAAAACAAAAATCATTCAAGCGTTGCAACGATCATTTGGGCAGCAATTAACTTTTCAGGAAACCCCTGCATTATTTACAAGCACCGATCACGATCACCAAGCAGAAACTACTGCACTCGCACAAGCAAATGCCACTGATTTAGTGTTATTTGTAACAAATGGCGACCTTACAGAAACAGAATTCCAAGCTTTACAGCAGTTGATCGCTGGCAATCGACAACGCACTTTACTTGTGTTTAATAAGCAAGATCAACACATCGCTGAAGAACGTGCTGTAGTATTACACGCCTTACAACAGCGAATGCAACCGTTACTCAAACCCGAAGATACCGTCGCGATCGCAGCATCTCCGAGTGAAATTAAAGTACGCCAACACGCGGCAGATGGTACGATTCAAGAATGGCGAGAACAACCCGCACCCGCAATTGAACAACTGAGCGATCGCCTAGCAACAATTGCGACGCAAGAAAGACAACAACTCATTTGGGCAACGACACAACGTCAGGCGTTAGCACTAAAAGCTGAGGCGAAAACATTACTCAATCGTGTCAGACGCGATCGCGCAATTCCAATTATCGAACAGTACCAATGGATTGCAGCAGCAGCGGCGTTTGCGAATCCAGTTCCTGCGCTCGATCTCCTCGCAACCGCCGCAATTAATGCCCAGCTAGTCACCGAATTAGGTGCGATCTATCAGCAGAAATTCTCGCTGCAACAAGCCCAAACTGTCGCTGGCACAATGGGAAGTTTGATGGTGAAGTTAGGCTTAGTCGAACTTTCGACAAAAGCTGTGAGTACAGTGTTAAAAAGTAATGCAGTAACCTTTGTTGCAGGTGGGGCAGTACAAGGAGTGAGTGCCGCGTATCTCACTCGTTTAGCAGGTTTAAGTTTAGTTGAGTACTTTCAATCGCAGGAAGTTACAATTGACTCTGAGAAACTCAATTTAGACAAGTTGAGCCAAACTTTACAAAAGGTATTTCAGCAAAATCAGCAGGTGACTTTCCTGCAAAACTTTGTCAAGCAAGGCGTAGAGCGTTTGTTACAAAAACCACCTCAACCACAACTTGCTGAATCATAG
- a CDS encoding asparaginase produces the protein MTRGKRTQAAELEVRLLREGIIESRHVVQAVVCDDRGRILSVAGNAETATFIRSALKPFQALGVTTTGTLERYNLTDRDLAIICSSHKGTIEQVRQVFNILWRADIDPSVLQCPIPEGKRSSLQYNCSGKHAGMLAVCQQRRWSLNNYLQRNHPVQQLIFGKIAELLRMPAEEFICAHDDCGAPTYLMQMGQIASLYAQLASGNNLDMERIVRAMTHHPTMVAGDGEFDTELMRLTQGELVSKAGAEGIQCIGRVGEGMGLAIKVMDGAKRAKYAVAIYLLQQMGWISPSVAETLAESFMTIGKYKRLEVIGELSML, from the coding sequence ATGACAAGGGGAAAACGAACTCAAGCCGCAGAACTCGAAGTGAGGTTATTGCGCGAAGGTATTATCGAATCTAGACATGTAGTCCAGGCTGTTGTATGTGACGACCGAGGACGCATTTTGTCTGTTGCTGGAAACGCTGAAACTGCAACATTTATCCGTTCTGCACTCAAGCCATTTCAAGCATTAGGTGTCACCACTACAGGGACACTCGAACGTTACAACTTAACAGATCGCGATTTAGCAATCATTTGTAGTTCGCACAAAGGCACAATTGAGCAAGTGCGTCAAGTATTTAATATTCTATGGCGTGCAGATATTGATCCTTCAGTTTTACAGTGTCCAATTCCTGAAGGCAAACGCAGTTCATTGCAGTACAACTGTTCGGGAAAACACGCCGGAATGCTAGCGGTTTGCCAACAGCGGCGTTGGTCGTTGAATAATTATTTACAGCGCAACCACCCTGTACAGCAACTGATTTTTGGTAAAATTGCCGAACTGCTGCGGATGCCAGCAGAAGAATTTATTTGCGCGCATGATGATTGTGGCGCGCCAACTTATTTAATGCAAATGGGACAAATTGCGTCGTTGTACGCGCAGCTTGCCTCTGGCAATAATTTGGATATGGAACGCATTGTACGCGCCATGACACACCACCCAACGATGGTTGCTGGAGATGGTGAATTTGATACCGAATTGATGCGCTTAACGCAAGGCGAATTAGTAAGCAAAGCTGGTGCAGAAGGCATTCAGTGTATTGGTCGAGTTGGCGAAGGTATGGGGTTAGCCATTAAAGTCATGGATGGAGCAAAGCGGGCTAAATACGCAGTGGCAATCTATCTATTGCAGCAAATGGGTTGGATAAGTCCGAGTGTTGCCGAAACGCTTGCTGAATCATTTATGACAATAGGGAAATATAAGCGCCTCGAAGTCATCGGCGAATTGTCCATGTTGTAG